A region of the Candidatus Palauibacter australiensis genome:
GGAGCGGGAGGACTAGGTGTCGCTCGACGCGATGGAGATTCGCGAATTCACCGACGAAGAACTCGCCGAGGAACTCACCCGCGCGAAGGACGAAATCGCTCGCCTTCGCTACCGGGCCGCGTTCGAGGAACTCGAGAACCCATCGCTCCTGAAGACGTTGCGTCGCGAGATCGCGCGATTGAAGACGGTGCAGGTCGAACGAGCGCGTAGCGAGGAGAACCAGGTTGGCTGATCAATCGGCGACGAAGGGCCGGCGCAAGGTGCGGCTCGGAACGGTCGTGAGCGACCGCATGGAGAAGACCGTCGTGGTGTCCGTCGAGCGGCGCCTCGCGCACCCGCTCTATGGCAAGCAGGTGAGCCGCGGCAAGAGGTACCAGGCACACGACGAAGAGAACGAGTACCGGGTGGGTGACGTGGTCCGGATCGAGGAGACCCGTCCGCTCTCCAGGCTCAAGCGCTGGCGCGTGCTCGAGCTGGTCCAGCGTTCGGAGTAACGGGGGCACGACGAGATGATTCAGCAGGAATCGATAGT
Encoded here:
- the rpmC gene encoding 50S ribosomal protein L29; translated protein: MSLDAMEIREFTDEELAEELTRAKDEIARLRYRAAFEELENPSLLKTLRREIARLKTVQVERARSEENQVG
- the rpsQ gene encoding 30S ribosomal protein S17, whose translation is MADQSATKGRRKVRLGTVVSDRMEKTVVVSVERRLAHPLYGKQVSRGKRYQAHDEENEYRVGDVVRIEETRPLSRLKRWRVLELVQRSE